Proteins encoded within one genomic window of Bradyrhizobium sp. CB1717:
- a CDS encoding FixH family protein: MAFKPLTGTKVFLMLVAFFGLVIGVNVTMMKLAIATLPGTDVDSPYAAGLTYDREISAAQDQAARKWQVSAHIERRTDGGAAIQVEARDASGQPLAGLKFGGRLERPTDKRADLQVELAEAGIGVYRGNAASVAPGQWDLVIEGEARGARVFLSRNRVILN; encoded by the coding sequence ATGGCATTCAAGCCGCTGACTGGAACCAAGGTGTTCCTGATGCTGGTCGCCTTCTTCGGCCTCGTGATCGGCGTCAACGTCACCATGATGAAGCTCGCCATCGCGACGCTGCCGGGCACGGACGTCGACAGTCCCTATGCAGCGGGCCTGACCTATGACCGCGAGATCTCGGCCGCACAGGACCAGGCCGCGCGAAAATGGCAGGTCAGCGCCCATATCGAGCGCCGCACCGACGGTGGTGCCGCGATCCAGGTCGAGGCGCGTGATGCGAGCGGCCAGCCGCTCGCCGGATTGAAGTTCGGCGGACGCCTGGAGCGGCCGACCGACAAGCGCGCCGATCTCCAGGTCGAGCTCGCGGAAGCCGGCATCGGCGTCTATCGCGGCAATGCCGCGTCCGTCGCGCCGGGGCAGTGGGATCTGGTGATCGAGGGTGAGGCGCGAGGGGCGCGTGTGTTCCTCTCGCGCAACCGCGTGATCCTGAACTGA
- the ccoG gene encoding cytochrome c oxidase accessory protein CcoG: protein MNKTVNPKDLTSEDDYGPLYAARKKVYPQSVSGTFRRIKWGLMAFCLGVYYFLPFVRWNRGVGAPSQAVLIDLPNSRFYFFFIELWPQEVYYFTGLLIVAAVALFLINSIGGRIWCGYLCQQTVWTDLFYAVERLIEGDRRERMKKDASSDPMKLERISEIVLKHSIWLLIAWWTGGAWVLYFNDAPTLVKELVTFQGPMIAYVWIGILTATTYLLAGYMREQVCTYMCPWPRIQAALTDEWALNVTYRYDRGEKRTSVKKAAELRALGQQVGDCVDCYQCVAVCPTGIDIRNGPQMECIQCGLCIDACDNVMAKIGRPKRLIGYDNDINIHRRQEGKAPVYRIVRPRTIVYSAIIAAVGGIMIYTLATRSLLDVNVLHDRNPVAVKLSDGSIRNAYTVRLLNKSGYDRVIAIDADGPANLTVHVVGVDSVTPDRPMVVIPRDSTSELRLLVTAPAESNPEKSVPVRFHVTDVGLGEVASATDNFVAP, encoded by the coding sequence ATGAACAAGACCGTGAATCCGAAAGACCTCACATCGGAAGATGACTATGGGCCGCTCTACGCAGCCCGCAAGAAGGTCTACCCCCAGAGCGTCTCCGGCACGTTTCGCCGGATCAAATGGGGCCTGATGGCGTTCTGCCTCGGCGTCTACTACTTCCTGCCCTTCGTGCGCTGGAATCGGGGCGTCGGCGCGCCCAGCCAGGCGGTGCTGATCGATCTTCCCAACAGCCGCTTCTATTTCTTCTTCATCGAGCTGTGGCCGCAGGAGGTCTACTACTTCACCGGTCTGTTGATCGTCGCCGCGGTGGCGCTGTTCCTGATAAACTCCATCGGCGGCCGCATCTGGTGCGGCTATCTCTGTCAGCAGACGGTCTGGACCGACCTGTTCTATGCCGTCGAGCGCCTGATCGAGGGCGACCGGCGCGAGCGGATGAAGAAGGACGCGTCGAGCGACCCGATGAAGCTCGAGCGCATCTCCGAGATCGTGCTCAAGCATTCGATCTGGCTGCTGATCGCCTGGTGGACCGGCGGCGCCTGGGTGCTCTACTTCAACGACGCGCCGACCCTGGTGAAGGAGCTCGTCACCTTCCAGGGGCCGATGATCGCCTATGTCTGGATCGGCATCCTCACCGCAACGACCTATCTGCTCGCCGGCTACATGCGCGAGCAGGTCTGCACCTATATGTGCCCGTGGCCGCGCATCCAGGCCGCGCTCACCGACGAATGGGCGCTCAACGTCACCTACCGCTACGATCGCGGCGAGAAGCGCACTTCGGTGAAGAAGGCGGCCGAGCTGCGCGCGCTCGGCCAGCAGGTCGGCGACTGTGTCGATTGCTACCAGTGCGTCGCGGTCTGCCCGACCGGCATCGACATCCGCAACGGACCGCAGATGGAATGCATCCAGTGCGGCCTCTGCATCGACGCCTGCGACAACGTGATGGCCAAGATCGGCCGGCCGAAGCGGCTGATCGGCTACGACAACGACATCAACATCCATCGCCGCCAGGAAGGCAAGGCGCCGGTCTACCGCATCGTGCGGCCCCGCACGATCGTCTACAGCGCGATCATCGCCGCGGTCGGCGGCATCATGATCTATACGCTGGCGACGCGCAGCCTGCTCGACGTCAACGTGCTGCACGACCGCAATCCGGTCGCGGTCAAGCTCAGCGACGGCTCGATCCGCAACGCCTATACCGTGCGGCTGTTGAACAAGAGCGGCTACGATCGCGTCATCGCGATCGACGCGGACGGCCCGGCCAATTTGACCGTCCATGTCGTCGGCGTGGATTCCGTGACGCCCGACCGGCCGATGGTCGTGATCCCCCGCGATTCCACCAGCGAGCTCCGGCTGCTCGTCACGGCGCCGGCGGAAAGCAATCCGGAGAAGTCGGTCCCGGTCCGCTTCCACGTCACCGATGTCGGCCTCGGCGAGGTCGCGTCCGCCACCGACAATTTCGTCGCGCCGTAG
- the ccoP gene encoding cytochrome-c oxidase, cbb3-type subunit III, whose protein sequence is MTDHSEVDTVTGKSTTGHEWDGIKELNTPLPRWWVISFYLTIIWSIGYWIVYPAWPLISSHTTGLLGYSTRASLAVELANLEALRGEKMAALAAAPLADIEKDPALLALARAKGRTVFGDNCAPCHGSGGAGAKGYPNLNDDDWLWGGTLDQIMQTIQFGARSGHAKTHEGQMLAFGKDGVLKADEIVTVANYVRSLSGLPTRKGFDAAKGEKIFTENCVACHGDGGKGNQELGAPDLTDKIWLYGSDEAALIETISQGRAGVMPAWEGRLDPATIKAMAVYVHSLGGGK, encoded by the coding sequence ATGACCGATCATAGCGAAGTCGATACCGTCACCGGCAAGTCCACGACCGGACATGAATGGGACGGCATCAAGGAGCTCAACACGCCGCTGCCGCGCTGGTGGGTGATCAGCTTCTACCTCACCATCATCTGGTCGATCGGCTACTGGATCGTCTATCCGGCCTGGCCGCTGATCTCGAGCCATACGACTGGGCTGCTCGGCTACTCGACGCGCGCCAGCCTCGCGGTGGAGCTCGCCAATCTCGAGGCGTTGCGCGGCGAGAAGATGGCGGCGTTGGCGGCGGCGCCGCTCGCCGACATCGAGAAGGACCCGGCCTTGCTGGCGCTCGCCCGCGCCAAGGGCAGGACCGTGTTCGGCGACAATTGCGCGCCGTGCCACGGCTCCGGCGGCGCCGGCGCCAAGGGCTACCCGAACCTGAACGACGACGACTGGCTGTGGGGCGGCACGCTCGACCAGATCATGCAGACCATCCAGTTCGGCGCGCGTTCCGGCCATGCCAAGACGCATGAGGGCCAGATGCTCGCCTTCGGCAAGGACGGCGTGCTGAAGGCCGACGAGATCGTCACGGTTGCCAATTACGTGCGCTCGCTGTCGGGCCTTCCGACCCGCAAAGGCTTTGACGCGGCCAAGGGCGAGAAGATCTTCACTGAAAACTGCGTCGCCTGCCACGGCGACGGCGGCAAGGGCAACCAGGAGCTCGGCGCGCCTGATCTGACCGACAAGATCTGGCTCTATGGCTCGGACGAGGCCGCCCTGATCGAGACCATCAGCCAGGGCCGCGCCGGCGTGATGCCGGCCTGGGAAGGGCGGCTCGATCCCGCCACCATCAAGGCTATGGCGGTTTACGTGCATTCGCTGGGCGGCGGAAAGTAG
- a CDS encoding cbb3-type cytochrome c oxidase subunit 3, which produces MKAILTAHNLASELVTTIWTPVFVAIFLAIIAYAFWPRNKAAFDEAARLPLREE; this is translated from the coding sequence ATGAAAGCCATCCTGACAGCCCACAATCTTGCGTCCGAGCTGGTGACGACGATCTGGACGCCGGTGTTCGTCGCGATCTTTCTCGCGATCATCGCCTACGCATTTTGGCCCCGTAACAAGGCCGCGTTCGACGAAGCGGCACGCCTGCCGTTGCGGGAGGAGTGA
- the ccoO gene encoding cytochrome-c oxidase, cbb3-type subunit II, producing the protein MSFWTRHQIFEKNSIILIVGILLVISIGGLVEITPLFYLKSTIEKVDGVRPYTPLELAGRNVYVREGCYLCHSQMIRPLRDEVERYGHFSLAAESMFDHPFQWGSKRTGPDLARVGAKYSDDWHVTHLINPRAIVPQSVMPGYPFLSQNEVDPDTIADHMRTLRAVGVPYTDEQIASAGADLKAQADPDNAGSDAFSKRYAKAVVRNFDGKTGTPTEMDALIAYLQMLGTLVDFKIYNEKANLR; encoded by the coding sequence ATGTCGTTCTGGACACGCCACCAAATCTTCGAAAAGAACTCGATCATCCTGATCGTCGGCATCCTCCTGGTGATCTCGATCGGCGGTCTCGTCGAGATCACTCCGCTGTTCTACCTCAAGAGCACGATCGAGAAGGTCGACGGCGTGCGGCCCTATACGCCGCTGGAGCTGGCGGGACGCAACGTCTACGTCCGCGAGGGCTGCTATCTCTGCCATTCGCAGATGATCCGTCCCCTGCGTGACGAGGTCGAGCGCTACGGCCACTTCTCGCTCGCCGCTGAGAGCATGTTCGATCACCCGTTCCAGTGGGGCTCGAAGCGCACCGGTCCGGACCTTGCCCGCGTCGGCGCCAAATATTCCGACGACTGGCACGTCACCCACCTGATCAACCCGCGCGCGATCGTGCCGCAGTCGGTGATGCCGGGCTATCCGTTCCTCAGCCAGAACGAGGTGGATCCGGACACGATCGCAGACCACATGCGCACGTTGCGGGCCGTCGGCGTGCCCTACACCGACGAGCAGATCGCGAGCGCGGGCGCCGATCTGAAGGCCCAGGCCGACCCGGACAATGCCGGCTCCGACGCCTTCAGCAAGCGCTACGCCAAGGCCGTGGTGCGCAACTTCGACGGCAAGACCGGCACGCCGACCGAGATGGACGCACTGATCGCGTACCTGCAGATGCTCGGCACGCTGGTCGACTTCAAGATCTACAACGAGAAAGCCAATCTTCGCTGA
- the ccoN gene encoding cytochrome-c oxidase, cbb3-type subunit I, producing the protein MSQPSISKSMTIGESGLAVVFAATAFLCVIASAKALDAPFAFHAALSAAASLAAVFVIINRYFERPAALPPAEINGRPNYNMGPIKFSSFMAMFWGIAGFLVGLIIASQLAWPALNFDLPWIQFGRLRPLHTSAVIFAFGGNVLIATSLYVVQKSCRVRLAGDLAPWFVVIGYNFFILVAGTGYLLGVTQSKEYAEPEWYADLWLTIVWVVYLLVFLATIIKRKEPHIFVANWFYLAFIVTIAVLHLGNNPALPVSAFGSKSYVAWGGIQDAMFQWWYGHNAVGFFLTAGFLAIMYYFIPKRADRPIYSYRLSIIHFWALIFLYIWAGPHHLHYTALPDWTQTLGMTFSIMLWMPSWGGMINGLMTLSGAWDKLRTDPVLRMLVVSVAFYGMSTFEGPMMSIKVVNSLSHYTDWTIGHVHSGALGWVGFVSFGALYCLVPWAWNRKGLYSLKLVNWHFWVATLGIVLYISAMWVSGILQGLMWRAYTSLGFLEYSFIETVEAMHPFYIIRAAGGGLFLIGSLIMAYNLWMTVRVGEREVQMPVALQPAE; encoded by the coding sequence ATGAGCCAGCCCTCCATCTCCAAATCCATGACCATCGGTGAAAGCGGCCTGGCTGTCGTGTTCGCAGCCACCGCCTTCCTCTGCGTGATCGCCTCGGCCAAGGCGCTCGACGCGCCCTTCGCCTTCCATGCCGCGCTCAGCGCGGCGGCGAGCCTGGCCGCGGTGTTCGTCATCATCAACCGCTACTTCGAACGCCCGGCGGCGCTGCCGCCGGCGGAGATCAACGGCCGCCCCAACTACAACATGGGGCCGATCAAGTTCAGCTCCTTCATGGCGATGTTCTGGGGCATCGCCGGCTTCCTCGTCGGTCTCATCATCGCCTCGCAACTGGCATGGCCCGCGCTGAACTTCGATCTGCCCTGGATCCAGTTCGGCCGGTTGCGGCCGCTGCACACCTCGGCCGTGATCTTTGCCTTCGGCGGCAACGTGCTGATCGCGACGTCCCTCTACGTCGTGCAGAAGTCCTGCCGCGTTCGTCTCGCCGGCGACCTCGCGCCCTGGTTCGTCGTGATCGGCTACAACTTCTTCATCCTGGTCGCGGGCACGGGCTACCTGCTCGGCGTCACCCAGTCGAAGGAATACGCCGAGCCGGAATGGTACGCGGACCTATGGCTGACCATCGTATGGGTGGTCTATCTGCTCGTCTTCCTCGCGACCATCATCAAGCGCAAGGAGCCGCACATCTTCGTCGCGAACTGGTTCTACCTCGCCTTCATCGTGACGATCGCGGTGCTGCATCTCGGCAACAACCCGGCGCTTCCCGTCTCGGCGTTCGGCTCGAAGTCCTACGTCGCCTGGGGCGGCATCCAGGATGCGATGTTCCAGTGGTGGTACGGCCATAACGCGGTCGGCTTCTTCCTGACCGCCGGCTTCCTCGCCATCATGTACTACTTCATTCCGAAGCGCGCCGACCGGCCGATCTATTCCTATCGCCTGTCGATCATCCACTTCTGGGCGCTGATCTTCCTCTACATCTGGGCAGGTCCCCACCATCTGCACTACACGGCGCTGCCGGACTGGACGCAGACGCTCGGCATGACCTTCTCGATCATGCTGTGGATGCCCTCCTGGGGCGGCATGATCAACGGCCTGATGACGCTGTCGGGCGCCTGGGACAAGCTCCGCACCGACCCCGTGCTGCGCATGCTGGTGGTCTCCGTCGCCTTCTACGGCATGTCGACCTTCGAAGGCCCGATGATGTCGATCAAGGTGGTCAACTCACTCAGCCACTACACCGACTGGACCATCGGCCACGTCCACTCGGGCGCGCTCGGCTGGGTCGGCTTCGTCTCCTTCGGCGCACTGTACTGCCTGGTGCCGTGGGCCTGGAATCGCAAGGGCCTCTACAGCCTGAAGCTCGTCAACTGGCACTTCTGGGTCGCGACCCTCGGCATCGTTCTCTACATCTCGGCGATGTGGGTGTCCGGCATCCTCCAGGGCCTGATGTGGCGCGCCTACACCTCGCTCGGCTTCCTCGAATATTCCTTCATCGAAACCGTCGAAGCGATGCATCCCTTCTACATCATCCGCGCCGCAGGCGGCGGCCTGTTCCTGATCGGCTCGCTGATCATGGCCTACAATCTCTGGATGACGGTTCGCGTCGGCGAACGGGAAGTCCAGATGCCCGTCGCTCTTCAGCCGGCGGAATGA
- a CDS encoding CBS domain-containing protein translates to MYRFLEQTASGYMTRNVKTVQRDRNMLELSEMFERDDFNSYPVEDDGQVVGIVTKFDILKCFAFTPNQMLPRYHDLMSRKIGDVMTPEFIYVSPDTRLTRVLQIMVEHRIRSIIVLDSAQKLVGIIAREDVIKALKATAGD, encoded by the coding sequence GTGTACAGATTTCTCGAGCAGACCGCCAGTGGCTACATGACGCGCAACGTCAAGACGGTGCAGCGCGACCGCAACATGCTCGAGCTCAGCGAGATGTTCGAGCGCGACGATTTCAACTCCTATCCGGTCGAGGACGACGGACAGGTGGTCGGCATCGTCACCAAGTTCGACATCCTGAAGTGCTTCGCCTTCACCCCAAACCAGATGCTGCCGCGCTATCATGACCTGATGAGCCGCAAGATCGGCGACGTCATGACGCCGGAGTTCATCTATGTCAGCCCCGACACGCGTCTGACGCGCGTGCTCCAGATCATGGTCGAGCACCGCATCCGGAGCATCATCGTGCTCGACAGTGCGCAGAAGCTGGTCGGTATCATCGCCCGCGAGGACGTCATCAAGGCGCTCAAGGCCACGGCGGGGGATTGA
- a CDS encoding universal stress protein — MTYATVMVSLALDQSNEARLQVAGELAERFESAIVGVAAAQFAPPLYFTDGAEAQGLIEEGEASVKRRLAGLEAQFRAATKNRGRPAEWRSALDFPARFVPAQARCADIVVSGGQSRAFSDAFALASPTDLVMQAGRPLLVVPDRVNWLDLRSVLVAWKDTPEARRAVADALPMLRKARDVIIVEIPEQGDDRSRVMAGVTDVAAWLARHGVTAAARASEAARNEPAAVQLEKVAGDVGAGLIVAGAYGHSRFRELVLGGVTRYLVTQSTRCVLLSH, encoded by the coding sequence ATGACATACGCGACCGTGATGGTCAGCCTGGCGCTCGATCAATCCAACGAGGCGCGTCTTCAGGTTGCGGGCGAGCTCGCCGAGCGATTCGAATCGGCCATCGTGGGGGTTGCCGCGGCGCAGTTTGCGCCGCCGCTCTATTTCACCGACGGCGCCGAGGCCCAGGGGCTGATCGAGGAGGGCGAAGCTTCCGTCAAGCGCCGCCTGGCCGGTCTCGAGGCGCAATTCCGCGCCGCGACGAAGAATCGTGGCCGGCCTGCGGAGTGGCGCAGCGCCCTGGATTTTCCGGCGCGCTTCGTGCCGGCGCAGGCGCGCTGCGCCGACATCGTCGTCAGCGGTGGGCAGAGCCGGGCCTTCTCGGACGCCTTCGCGCTGGCAAGCCCCACGGATCTCGTGATGCAGGCCGGACGTCCGCTTCTCGTCGTGCCCGACCGGGTCAACTGGCTCGATCTGCGCAGCGTGCTGGTGGCGTGGAAGGATACGCCGGAGGCGCGGCGGGCGGTGGCCGACGCGCTGCCGATGCTGCGCAAGGCGAGGGACGTCATCATCGTCGAAATTCCGGAGCAGGGCGACGACCGTTCGCGCGTGATGGCCGGCGTCACCGACGTCGCCGCCTGGCTCGCCCGTCACGGTGTCACCGCGGCCGCGCGCGCCTCGGAGGCCGCGCGGAACGAACCCGCCGCCGTGCAATTGGAGAAGGTCGCCGGCGACGTCGGAGCCGGCCTGATCGTGGCGGGCGCCTACGGGCATTCGAGGTTCCGTGAGCTGGTCCTGGGCGGCGTCACCCGGTATCTGGTCACGCAATCCACGCGTTGCGTGCTGCTGTCGCACTGA
- the fixL gene encoding sensor protein FixL: MSPTRVTHPPDDGRGEHFRVRIEGFGVGTWDLDLATRELDWSDTARTLLGIAQDQPPSYDLFLSRLEPRDRDRVESAIEHISERGGGFDVSFKVAGASNGGQWIRARAGVIRDEAGLARHLSGIFLDIDQEKQVESALRTRETHLRSILHTIPDAMIVIDGHGIIQLFSTAAERLFGWSEHEAIGQNVSILMPEPDRSRHDSYIARYRTTSDPHIIGIGRIVTGKRRDGTTFPMHLSIGEMQSGGEPYFTGFVRDLTEHQQTQARLQELQSELVHVSRLSAMGEMASALAHELNQPLAAISNYMKGSRRLLAGSVDPNTPKVESALDRAAEQALRAGQIIRRLRDFVARGESEKRVESLSKLIEEAGALGLAGAREQNVQLRFSLDPEADLVLADRVQVQQVLVNLFRNALEAMAQSPRRELVVTNTPVADDMIEIEVSDTGSGFQDDVIPNLFQTFFTTKDTGMGVGLSISRSIIEAHGGRMWAESNASGGATFRFTLPAADEN; the protein is encoded by the coding sequence TTGTCGCCGACCCGCGTAACGCATCCGCCGGACGATGGTCGCGGCGAGCATTTCCGGGTCCGGATCGAGGGATTCGGCGTCGGCACCTGGGATCTCGACCTCGCAACGCGGGAACTGGACTGGTCGGACACCGCCAGGACCCTGCTTGGTATCGCGCAGGACCAGCCGCCGAGCTACGACCTCTTCCTGTCGCGGCTCGAGCCCCGGGATCGCGACCGCGTGGAAAGCGCGATCGAGCACATCAGCGAACGCGGCGGGGGCTTCGACGTGTCCTTCAAGGTCGCAGGCGCCTCCAACGGAGGACAGTGGATTCGCGCCCGCGCCGGCGTCATTCGGGACGAAGCCGGCTTGGCCCGCCATCTCAGCGGCATCTTCCTCGATATCGACCAGGAGAAGCAGGTCGAGAGTGCGCTGCGGACCCGCGAGACCCACCTTCGCTCCATCCTCCACACCATCCCCGACGCCATGATCGTCATCGACGGCCACGGCATCATCCAGCTGTTCAGCACGGCGGCCGAGCGCCTGTTCGGCTGGTCCGAGCATGAGGCGATCGGCCAGAATGTCAGCATCCTGATGCCGGAGCCCGACCGCTCCCGGCATGACAGCTACATTGCGCGCTACCGCACTACCAGCGATCCGCACATCATCGGCATCGGCCGCATCGTGACCGGCAAGCGCCGCGACGGCACCACCTTCCCGATGCACCTGTCGATCGGCGAGATGCAGTCCGGCGGCGAGCCTTATTTCACCGGCTTCGTCCGCGATCTGACCGAGCACCAGCAGACCCAGGCGCGGCTCCAGGAGCTGCAATCCGAGCTGGTCCACGTCTCCAGGCTGAGCGCCATGGGCGAGATGGCGTCCGCGCTCGCGCACGAGCTCAACCAGCCGCTGGCAGCGATCAGCAACTATATGAAGGGCTCGCGGCGGCTGCTCGCGGGCAGCGTCGATCCCAACACACCGAAGGTCGAGAGCGCGCTGGACCGTGCTGCCGAGCAGGCGCTGCGCGCCGGCCAGATCATCCGGCGCCTGCGCGACTTCGTCGCCCGCGGCGAATCGGAGAAGCGGGTCGAGAGCCTGTCCAAGCTGATCGAGGAGGCCGGCGCGCTCGGGCTCGCCGGCGCGCGCGAGCAGAATGTGCAGCTTCGCTTCAGCCTCGATCCGGAAGCCGACCTCGTCCTCGCCGACCGGGTGCAGGTCCAGCAGGTGCTGGTCAATTTGTTCCGCAACGCGCTGGAGGCCATGGCGCAGTCGCCGCGGCGCGAGCTCGTCGTCACCAACACGCCTGTCGCCGACGACATGATCGAGATCGAGGTGTCCGACACCGGCTCCGGCTTCCAGGACGACGTCATTCCAAACCTGTTCCAGACTTTCTTCACCACCAAGGACACCGGCATGGGCGTGGGACTGTCGATCAGCCGCTCGATCATCGAGGCTCACGGCGGACGCATGTGGGCCGAGAGCAACGCATCGGGCGGGGCGACATTCCGCTTCACCCTCCCGGCAGCCGACGAGAATTGA
- the fixJ gene encoding response regulator FixJ, whose translation MTTKGHVYVIDDDDAMRDSLNFLLDSSGFGVTLFDNAQSFIDALPGLAFGCVVSDVRMPGLDGIELLKRMKAQQSPFPILIMTGHGDVPLAVEAMKLGAVDFLEKPFEDDRLTTMIETAIRQAEPAAKNEAVAQDIAARVASLSPRERQVMEGLIAGLSNKLIAREYDISPRTIEVYRANVMTKMQANSLSELVRLAMRAGMLND comes from the coding sequence ATGACGACCAAGGGACATGTCTACGTCATCGATGACGACGACGCGATGCGGGACTCGCTGAACTTTCTGCTGGATTCCTCCGGCTTCGGCGTCACGCTGTTCGACAACGCGCAGAGCTTCATCGACGCCCTGCCCGGCCTTGCCTTCGGCTGCGTCGTCTCCGACGTGCGCATGCCGGGCCTCGACGGCATCGAGCTCCTGAAGCGCATGAAGGCGCAGCAGAGCCCGTTTCCGATCCTGATCATGACCGGTCACGGCGACGTGCCGCTCGCGGTCGAGGCGATGAAGCTCGGGGCAGTCGACTTCCTGGAGAAACCGTTCGAGGACGATCGTCTCACCACCATGATCGAGACGGCGATACGCCAGGCCGAGCCGGCCGCCAAGAACGAGGCCGTCGCGCAGGACATCGCGGCCCGGGTCGCATCCTTGAGTCCCCGGGAGCGTCAGGTGATGGAGGGACTGATCGCAGGTCTTTCCAACAAGCTGATCGCCCGCGAATACGATATCAGCCCGCGCACCATTGAAGTGTACCGGGCCAACGTCATGACCAAGATGCAGGCCAACTCTCTCTCGGAGCTGGTTCGCCTCGCGATGCGCGCCGGCATGCTCAACGATTGA
- a CDS encoding response regulator, with product MIEIGSHPQRVPMASSAKPTVYVVDDDAAVLGSLRFLLETDGFAVRTFKNATALLNTAGAPGADCYVIDYKMPDINGIDLAGRLRESDSDTPVILITGYPDENISTRAAAVGVKDVVLKPLLDENLVKCIRHAIQDRRGN from the coding sequence ATGATCGAGATTGGCTCGCACCCTCAGCGTGTCCCGATGGCGTCATCGGCAAAGCCCACCGTCTACGTGGTCGACGACGATGCCGCCGTGCTGGGCTCCCTGCGCTTCCTGCTGGAAACCGACGGCTTCGCCGTGCGGACCTTCAAGAATGCGACGGCGCTGCTCAATACCGCCGGCGCTCCGGGCGCGGACTGCTATGTGATCGACTACAAGATGCCCGATATCAACGGGATCGACCTCGCCGGCCGCCTGCGCGAATCCGACAGCGACACGCCCGTGATCCTGATCACGGGCTATCCGGACGAGAACATCTCGACCCGGGCGGCTGCAGTGGGCGTCAAGGACGTGGTTTTGAAGCCGCTTCTCGATGAAAACCTGGTCAAGTGCATCCGCCACGCCATCCAGGACCGCCGCGGTAATTGA
- a CDS encoding helix-turn-helix domain-containing protein, whose amino-acid sequence MLTQTLKPQAINTQIGGKIAPAHPVSDQFGAVTGHVGLVATEFSYRKDEEIYGEDEPAEYVYQVVSGAVRSYKLLSDGRRQIGAFHLPGDVFGLESGATHRLAAEAIIDTNVRLVKRASLEKAAGTDVQVARKLWAMTASELRHAEDHMLLLGRKTAMERVATFLLEMDRRLAVAGMMALPMCRRDIGDYLGLTLETVSRALSQLHTQGILGFSGARQIVLRNRQRLHNLDA is encoded by the coding sequence ATGCTGACCCAGACACTCAAGCCCCAGGCGATCAACACCCAGATCGGTGGCAAGATTGCCCCTGCCCACCCCGTTTCCGACCAGTTCGGCGCGGTCACCGGCCATGTCGGCCTCGTCGCCACCGAGTTCTCCTATCGCAAGGACGAGGAGATCTATGGCGAGGACGAGCCGGCCGAATATGTCTACCAGGTCGTGTCGGGCGCGGTGCGCAGCTACAAGCTCCTCTCAGACGGTCGCCGCCAGATCGGCGCCTTCCATCTTCCCGGCGACGTGTTCGGCCTCGAATCCGGCGCCACCCACCGCCTCGCCGCCGAGGCCATCATCGACACCAATGTGCGTCTCGTGAAGCGCGCCAGCCTCGAGAAGGCCGCCGGCACCGACGTTCAGGTCGCCCGCAAGCTCTGGGCCATGACGGCCTCCGAGCTGCGTCACGCCGAAGATCACATGCTGCTGCTCGGCCGCAAGACCGCGATGGAGCGCGTTGCGACCTTCTTGCTCGAAATGGACCGCCGCCTCGCGGTTGCCGGCATGATGGCGCTGCCGATGTGCCGCCGCGACATCGGCGACTATCTCGGCCTCACGCTCGAAACCGTTTCGCGTGCGCTGTCCCAGCTGCACACCCAGGGCATTCTCGGCTTCTCCGGCGCCCGCCAGATCGTGCTGCGCAACCGCCAGCGCCTGCACAATCTCGACGCCTGA